CCTTCCCTTCAAGCCGTCCCGTACAGCAATTCGGGTTCCACAAAAACGTTGGTTACAGCGTCACCTATCCATATCTGCCCATCCTGAATGGTGCATTGCAGGGCCATTGTTTTTTGGGCCAGTTCCCCCAACGGCCGGGTGGCTGCCTGGGGCAGGGCAATCACCTTCAGGTTTTGATGGCGGGATAATTTTTCAGCCATAGCTTGCCACCATGGTTCAACCGTTCGCCCCCCATAAGCGTAGATGTAAACCTGTTTTGCCCGGTTGCAGGCCTTTCTGATTCTCTTTTCATCGGGGAGGCCGACATCGATCCATAGCTCAATCTCGCCCGACAGGTTTTTCCGCCAGATATCCGGTTCATCCTCGGCGGACACCCCTTCGGTGAATTTCAGTCCTTCCGAGGCGTGCAGGGCAAAGGCGAGCAGACGAACCATCGTCCGCTCATCCGTCTCGGAGGAGTGTTGCGCAACGGTCAGTGTGAGGTCGTCATAATAGGCCCGATCCATGTCCGCGACCTGAAGCTTGACCTTGAATATTGTCGCCTTGATGGCCATATCTCTATCCTTAAACCCTTTCCATGACAGGTTGGATTAATCTTTGAACAACAAGGAGTGTAATATGAAAGCCGCGCATTACCGTCTCATTTATTAAGCGGGCCGGTTCCTGTAAACTGTCCATGATGGATGTGGACGCTGTTGAAGTGGAAATCGAAAATCTGGCCCGGCAATTCCGCGTTTTCGCCACGGACGCGCGTCCCGGCATTTTTGATTCATCCTTCTGGCATGGCCGCCTGCTGGATTGGGCGATGGCCGATCCGCTGTTCAAGGCCGATCTGTACCGGTTTATCGATGTTTTGCCCGCGCTGGATACGCCGGAACAGGTTTCGGACCATGTGCGCGAATATCTGCTCGGCGGACGGCACGGCATCCCCGGCATCGCCGATATCACCGTAAAGGCCGCCGCGTCGGGGCTGTTTGCGGGGCCTGCGTCCGCGTCCATCAGGAAGGGGATAGAGCAGCTTGCCGGGCGATTCATCATTGCCGGCACAATCGAAGGGGCGGTTCGCGCCATCAAGAAGGAAGTGGAAAACGGTTACGCCTTCACCGCCGATATTCTGGGGGAATCGACGCTGAGCCTGCGGGAGGCGGAAAAGTACCGCGCGGCGTACGAATCGTTGATAACGGCTTTTTCCTTGGCGATGGCGGGCGTGGCCGCGCCGGAAATACTCGAGTTCAACCATCTCGGCTCCATCCCGCTGGCGAATGTTTCGCTGAAAATATCGGCGATGGACCCGAACCTGGACAGCGCCGACCCGGCGGGCGGGATTGCCCGGCTGAAGAAAATGGCGTTGCCGCTTCTCCTGCTCGCGAAAGAGCGCAACGTCTTCGTGAATTTTGATCTGGAGCAGCGGGAATATCACGAGATCACCTATGGCCTCTTCGAGGAGATTGCATCGGTGCCCGAACTGAAAAACCATCCGCACATCGGCATTGTGGTGCAGGCGTATTTGAGGAGTTCCGGGAGCGATGTCGACCGGCTGCTCTCCCTGGCGAAAACACGGGGAATGCCGTTCACGGTACGTCTTGTTAAAGGGGCGTACTGGGATTACGAAACCGCCGTGGCGAAGCAACGGGGGCTGCCATCCCCCGTTTTTACTTCGAAGGCGGATACCGATGCCAATTACGAAGAGCTGAGCCGGAAACTGTTAGACAATATCGCCCACCTTCATCCCGCGTTTGGAAGCCACAACCGGCGCTCGCTTCTGCATGCCATTGCGGCGGCAAAGACGCGCAACATTCCGGCGAATTTGCTGGAAGTGCAGATGCTTTACGGCATGGCGGAGCCGGAACGGGAGGCCGTGCGCAAAATGGGGTACCGGGTGCGGCTGTACGCGCCCATCGGCGAGCTGTTGCCCGGCATCGGCTATCTGGTGCGGCGGCTTCTGGAAAACACGTCCAATAACAGTTTCATCCGGCTCAGCTATCACGATGCGGTCGATTCCGGCGGTCTCATGGCCAAGCCGCAATTTCAGCCGGAGCCGGGTTTTCGGCCGCTGATGGTGAAGGGGGATGCCGCTTCCCCGTTTGAAAACTTTCCTCCGGCCGATTTTACCGATGCCGCGGTGCGCCGGGAATATGCGATGGCGATGGATAGGTGCCGTGAGCGGTTGCCGATAAAAGTCCCCGTGGTGGTACGGGGCAAGGAACGCTTCGGCGGCGAAACGATGAACCGTCATTGTCCCGGCGAAACCGGTTTGCAGGTAAGCTCCGTGACAGTGCCGACGCTGGATGAAGCGGAAGATGCGGTGCAAGCCGCCGTGGAAGGTTTTTTGGATTGGCGCGAGTGGGATGTGGCAAAACGGGCGGCGCTTATGGAAAAAGTCGCGGATACGCTTGAAGAACGGCGCGCCGAGCTTGCGGCGCTTGAAGCGTTTGAAGTGGCAAAGCCGTGGCGCGAGGCGGATGGCGATATTGGGGAGGCCATCGATTTTTGCCGCTATTATGCGCGGCAGGCGTTGCTGGAGCTTTCGCCACGCCGCACGGGCGCAATTCCCGGAGAAGATAACCTGCTTGTGTACGAGGGGCGGGGGCCGACGCTTGTTATCAGTCCGTGGAATTTTCCCGTTGCCATCCTGTGCGGCATGACCGTTGCCGCGTTGGTTGCGGGCAACAGCGTCATTTTGAAACCGTCGTCGAAATCGTGCGCGGCGGCCTATGAATTTTTCCGGTGTCTGTTGGCGGCGGGCGTTCCTCCTGAAGTTGTTCAGTTCATTCCCGGCGCGGGGGAGACGGCGGGGGATATGCTGGTGCGCCATCCGCTTGTCGCGCAGATAGCGTTCACCGGCAGCGGCGAAGTGGGGTTATCCATCGTGGAAAAAGCGGGAAAAACCGTCACTGGACAGCCGCGGCTAAAACGGGTGGTGTGCGAAATGGGGGGGAAGAACGCGATAATCGTCGATGATGACGCGGATATGGACGAGGCGGTCGCCGGTACCGTGAAAAGCGCGTTCGGCTACGCGGGTCAAAAATGTTCCGCCTGTTCCCGTGTTGTCGTTGTGGGGGAGAAGGCGTACCGCGAATTCATCCGCCGGTTTGTGGATGCGTGCCGGAGCATCATTATGGCGCCCGCCCACAGGCCCGAATGCCGGCTTGGCCCGGTGATTGACGAAGGGGCATACCGGCGGTTGAGGGAGGTAATCCAAAATCCGGGCGCGGGGGCGGAGGCGATATACCGCGGCGAAGGGAACGCCGTTCCGGAAAACGGGTATTTCATTCCTCCCGCCCTGTTTGCCGTGGATGACATCCGGCATCCCTTGATGCAAAAAGAATTGTTCGGTCCCGTGGTGGCTGTTACAAGGGCAAAGGATTTCGAGTCAGCCATTACCCTCGCCCTCTCCACGGAATATGCGCTTACCGGCGGCATCTACTCGCGCAATCCGCGCAATATCGCGGTGGCAAAGCGGACGTTCCGCGTTGGAAATCTGTACATCAACCGGCCGATTACCGGCGCGCTGGTGCACCGGCAGCCGTTCGGCGGGTTTGGGATGAGCGGCGGGGGAACCAAGGCGGGCGGCCCCGGATACCTGTTGCATTTTTGCCAGCCGCGGAGCATCTCCGAAAACACCATGCGGCGCGGCTTCACCCCGGAGAGCGACTGAACGGGTTTTGGGGGCTATTTGGAAAAATGGGGGTTTCTTGATAGAATGTAACCGATGAGTAAAAAGAACATTGCGTTTGCGGCGTTGTTCCTTTTTATGGCGACGGCGTTTGCCGCGCCATTGGCCGAGGCGGCTCTTGCGCCCGCCGCCGCGCACGCGAGCCACAACAGCGCGGTACATGATGGATGCCCCATGCCGGCCCCGGCCGATCAGGCCCCGGCGGACGGTCATGCGGGTATCACTTCGTGCTGCGGCGCCTGCTTCATCGGCTTTGGGGTGGATAACAGCCTGCTCGGTATTTTCTTCGCCTCCACGTTGATGATATTTTCATATACTCTTTTCATTCCTTCCCGCATCACCGCGGAACTCTTCCGCCCTCCCAAATACTGACCGTTTTTTTCACGGTATAGTTGCGTCTCCATGCTCTAGTTGCGTGGAGCCATGATCGCTGGCGCTACGGCCCCAATGCGGGGGTTTTAGGTCGGCACTTTAAACGGAGGAATAACGATGAAACGGTCAATGGTGTTTTTGGCTGTCGCAGGGTGCGTTCTGTTCACCGCAGCTTCCCATGCGGAGGAAATGAAATCCGGCGGCATGATGGGGGATCACATGAAGCACGGCGGCATGAAGGGGGGCGGCATGAGCCACGAGGAGATGATGAAGCACTGCAAACAGGAGATGGTGGACATGAAGATGCCCCCCACCACCACGAAGCAGCAGAATGATCAAATGATGGACTACTGTATGCAGCGGATGCAAAAGGGACAAAACGAAAAGAAAGACGGCGGGAAATAGCCGCCGCTTTCCATCGATGGCCGGCGGGTTGTTCCTCCGGCCTTTCCCTAAAACTGTGAGAGCGAGGTTTATTGCGATGCGTATTGTTTCAGCCGCCGTGGCGGCGTTGATGTTGGTTTTCAGCCTTCCCGCGTGGGCGGGTGATAAGGCCCCGTCCGCCCCGGCGGAAGAGGGGGTTACAATGGATTTCACGTCTTATCTGAGGCTGATGCTGGAAAAGCATCCGGAACTGAAGATGGTCCGCGCCGAGGCCCGCGCGAAGGAAGAGGTTCCTTCACAGGCCGGAAGCCTGCCGGACCCCCAGCTTTCCATAGACGTGATGGACCTGCCGTCCGATTCCCTTTCGTTCACCCAGGAGGATATGACCCGCAAGAGCATCGGTATCTCACAGGCGTTCCCCGCGCCCGGCAAGCGCGATTTGCGCCGGAAAGTGGCGGAGTGGGATTCAGCGGCATCGGCGGCGATGGCGCGCGAAAAGGGGCTGGAGCTTATCGAGCAGGCACGCATCGCTTTTTACCGGATGCGGTACCTTCTGGCCGCGCACGGCATCGCCGAGAAAAACAAGGAAGTGCTCAACGATTTCCTCGACATCTCCATGGCCAAATACACGGTGGGGGCGGGGTTGCAGCAGGATGTGTTGAAAGCGCAGCTTGAATACAGCAAGATGCTTGAGTACCTCATCCGCATCGATCAGCAGATAAGCACGCAGGGCAAGATGCTCAACGCGTGGGCCGGCCTGCCGGAAACCACCGACTGGCGGCGGCCGGGCATCAGCCTCGCGGAGGCAATGGGGGGAACCGATGACGAACTGGCGGAACGCGCGGTGGCGCGCCGCCCGCTTTTCGCGGGGCTCAACGCGAAGCTGGAGCAGGCGCACGACGCGCTGGCATTGGCCCGCCGCGAGAGCGTGCCCGATTATGCGGTGAAGTTTTCCTACAGCCAGCGGGAGGATACGCCGATGACCCGCTCCGACCTCATCTCGGCCGAAGTGATGATCGATCTTCCGGTATGGAAAAGCCGGAAACAGGACAAGATGGTGGCCGAGGCGGTGTTGATGGAGGAAAAAGCCCGCGAAGAGCTGGCCGCCGAGCGGCTGCGGCTGCGGGAAAAAATCTACGAGTTGATGGATGAGCAGGCCAAAAACCAGAAGCTGCTGACGCTGTTCGATACGGCGCTTATCATGCAAGCCTCGCAAACGGTTGAATCGGCGGTCATCGCCTACCGGGTTAACAAGGGGGACTTTTTTACCATGTCAATGTACCAATCAACGCTGTTCGATTATCAGATACAGCGGGCGGAAGTGGAGTTTGAACTGATGGCGGCCCGCGCGCGGCTGTTGCGTGTGCTGGGCGAGGATGCGGCGGAGGTAGACAATGAAAACTGACTATCGGAAACAGTTCTGGTACACGCTGGCCCTCGTGGCGGCATTGGGCGCGGCATGGTTCCTCCGTGAACCGTTGGAAAACATCTTTGTCAGGAAAATGGCTCCCCCGCCGCGGGTCTCCGTGAAGGGAGAACCGGAAAAGAAGGACAGGAAGATAAAATACTGGACGGATACGATGATTCCCGGCTACCGGGCGGAAGGCCCCGGAAAATCGCCGATGGGCATGGATCTGACTCCCGTGTACGAAGATGAAGAGAGCGGCGGCGGGGTGAAGATTAATCCCGCCACCGAGCAGGGCATCGGCGTGCGCACCGCGCCCGTGGAGACCCGGAAGCTTTCCCGCGTGGTGCGGGCCGCCGGCGTGGTCGCCTACGATGAAACCCGCGTGGCGAACATCCAAAGCAAGACCGCCGGGTGGATCGAGCACCTTTACGTCAACACCACCGGTCAGCGGGTGAAGAAGGGGGATTACCTCTTGGAGATATATTCGCCCGACCTGGTGGCGACGGAGGAGGAATTTCTGCTCGCCGCGCGCAACCGCGATGCGACCAGGAACAGTCCCGCGAAAGAGGTGGTGGAGCGCGGCGGAGAGATGTACGAGGCCGCCAAGAAGCGGCTGGAATACCTGGATGTGCCGGAGCACCAGATTCACGACATGGAAATGAAGAAAAAAGTTTTCAAGACGCTGCATATCCACTCGCCGTTTGACGGCGTGGTGGTGCAGAAGATGGTTACCAACGGTATGCAGGTTTCCCCCGGCATGACGCTTTATACGGTGGCCGACCTGTCAAAGGTATGGGTGCTGGCCGAAGTGTATGAGTACGAGTTGCAAGGTGTGCAAAAAGGGGCGCAAGTGAAGATGACGCTGGAGCCGTATCCCGGCAAAGCATTCACCGGCGTCGTGACCTACATTTACCCGTTTTTGGAAAAAGAGACCCGCACGGTGAAGGTGCGTATCGAGTTCGACAATCCGCACGATGAGTTGAAGCCGGATATGTACGCACGGGTGGAGATACTTTCCGGCACGGAGCGGAAAGGGCTGGCCGTGCCGAAAGAAGCGGTGATCCGAAGCGGCAAACGCGACGTGGTGATCGTCGCGCCCGGCGGCGGAAGTTACGCGCCGCGCGAGGTGACGCTGGGGCTTGAGGCCGAAGGGTATTACGAAATCCTGGCGGGGCTTAAGGAAGGGGAAAACGTTCTTACCTCGGCCCAATTCCTGATCGATTCCGAGAGCTCGCTGAAAGAGGCGACGCAGAAGATGCTCGCCGACGGCCAGCCGAAAGAGGCTGCGGTTCCGGCCACCGCGCCCGCATCGACGGATCGCGCGGGGCGCGAGGTTCCCCCCGCGCCGCAACCCAAGACCACGAAAAAAAGCGCCGCGTCCCATAATGGCTCCGGCCATCCCGCCGCGGGGGATATGGACATGAAAGACATGGATATGGGTGGCATGAAGATGGATGACGGCGGCCGCCACCATGACCACGGGGGTAACTGACCATGCTCAACCGCGTGATTGAATGGTCGCTAAAAAACCGCCTGATTATCGTCCTTGCCACGCTTTTTATAATTGCGGGCGGCTGGGTGGCGGTTCAGACGATACCGCTCGACGCCATCCCGGACCTCAGCGACGCGCAGGTGATCGTCTTCACCGAATTTGAGGGACAAGCGCCGCAGATCGTGGAGGATCAGGTCACTTATCCGCTCACCACCGCCATGCTTTCGGTGCCGTACGCCAAGGTGGTGCGCGGCTATTCGTTTTTCGGCATGTCGTTCGTCTACATCATCTTTGAGGACGGCACCGATCTCTACTGGGCGCGCTCACGTGTGCTGGAATATCTCAACTTCGCGCAGGGGCGGCTCCCCAAGGGCGTGACGCCGGTCATCGGGCCGGACGCCACCGGTGTCGGCTGGGTTTACGAATACGCGGTGGTGGACCGCACCGGCAAGCACGATCTCGCGCAACTCCGCACGTTACAGGATTGGTATCTCCGTTACGAACTGCAAAAGGTGCCGGGGGTCTCCGAGGTCGCCTCGATGGGGGGCTACGTCAAACAGTACCAGATAGAGCTTGATCCGGTGAAGCTGGCTTCATACCGCATCCCGTTGATGATGGTGTCGGACGCGGTGAAGCGGAGCAACAAGGATGTCGGCGGCCGCTCGGTGGAAATGGCGGAGCGGGAATATCTCATCCGCGGCAAGGGGTACATCCGGTCGATAGCCGACATCGAGAGCATCGTTGTGATGGTGAGCAAGGACGGTATCCCCGTCCGCATAAAAGACCTTGGCGTGGTGCATCTGGGGCCGGATTGGCGGCGCGGCGTCACCGAGCTTAATGGCGAGGGGCAGGTTACAGGCGGCGTGGTGCTGCTGCGCTACGGCGGCGATGCGCTGAAGACAATCGGCCTTGTGAAAGAGCGTTTGGCGCAGCTTAAGGCCGGCTTGCCGGAAGGGGTGGAAATAGTGCCGGTGTACGACCGCTCGGCGCTCATCCAGAGGGC
Above is a genomic segment from Nitrospinota bacterium containing:
- a CDS encoding bifunctional proline dehydrogenase/L-glutamate gamma-semialdehyde dehydrogenase, which produces MMDVDAVEVEIENLARQFRVFATDARPGIFDSSFWHGRLLDWAMADPLFKADLYRFIDVLPALDTPEQVSDHVREYLLGGRHGIPGIADITVKAAASGLFAGPASASIRKGIEQLAGRFIIAGTIEGAVRAIKKEVENGYAFTADILGESTLSLREAEKYRAAYESLITAFSLAMAGVAAPEILEFNHLGSIPLANVSLKISAMDPNLDSADPAGGIARLKKMALPLLLLAKERNVFVNFDLEQREYHEITYGLFEEIASVPELKNHPHIGIVVQAYLRSSGSDVDRLLSLAKTRGMPFTVRLVKGAYWDYETAVAKQRGLPSPVFTSKADTDANYEELSRKLLDNIAHLHPAFGSHNRRSLLHAIAAAKTRNIPANLLEVQMLYGMAEPEREAVRKMGYRVRLYAPIGELLPGIGYLVRRLLENTSNNSFIRLSYHDAVDSGGLMAKPQFQPEPGFRPLMVKGDAASPFENFPPADFTDAAVRREYAMAMDRCRERLPIKVPVVVRGKERFGGETMNRHCPGETGLQVSSVTVPTLDEAEDAVQAAVEGFLDWREWDVAKRAALMEKVADTLEERRAELAALEAFEVAKPWREADGDIGEAIDFCRYYARQALLELSPRRTGAIPGEDNLLVYEGRGPTLVISPWNFPVAILCGMTVAALVAGNSVILKPSSKSCAAAYEFFRCLLAAGVPPEVVQFIPGAGETAGDMLVRHPLVAQIAFTGSGEVGLSIVEKAGKTVTGQPRLKRVVCEMGGKNAIIVDDDADMDEAVAGTVKSAFGYAGQKCSACSRVVVVGEKAYREFIRRFVDACRSIIMAPAHRPECRLGPVIDEGAYRRLREVIQNPGAGAEAIYRGEGNAVPENGYFIPPALFAVDDIRHPLMQKELFGPVVAVTRAKDFESAITLALSTEYALTGGIYSRNPRNIAVAKRTFRVGNLYINRPITGALVHRQPFGGFGMSGGGTKAGGPGYLLHFCQPRSISENTMRRGFTPESD
- a CDS encoding TolC family protein is translated as MRIVSAAVAALMLVFSLPAWAGDKAPSAPAEEGVTMDFTSYLRLMLEKHPELKMVRAEARAKEEVPSQAGSLPDPQLSIDVMDLPSDSLSFTQEDMTRKSIGISQAFPAPGKRDLRRKVAEWDSAASAAMAREKGLELIEQARIAFYRMRYLLAAHGIAEKNKEVLNDFLDISMAKYTVGAGLQQDVLKAQLEYSKMLEYLIRIDQQISTQGKMLNAWAGLPETTDWRRPGISLAEAMGGTDDELAERAVARRPLFAGLNAKLEQAHDALALARRESVPDYAVKFSYSQREDTPMTRSDLISAEVMIDLPVWKSRKQDKMVAEAVLMEEKAREELAAERLRLREKIYELMDEQAKNQKLLTLFDTALIMQASQTVESAVIAYRVNKGDFFTMSMYQSTLFDYQIQRAEVEFELMAARARLLRVLGEDAAEVDNEN
- a CDS encoding YaeQ family protein, with amino-acid sequence MAIKATIFKVKLQVADMDRAYYDDLTLTVAQHSSETDERTMVRLLAFALHASEGLKFTEGVSAEDEPDIWRKNLSGEIELWIDVGLPDEKRIRKACNRAKQVYIYAYGGRTVEPWWQAMAEKLSRHQNLKVIALPQAATRPLGELAQKTMALQCTIQDGQIWIGDAVTNVFVEPELLYGTA
- a CDS encoding efflux RND transporter periplasmic adaptor subunit, producing MKTDYRKQFWYTLALVAALGAAWFLREPLENIFVRKMAPPPRVSVKGEPEKKDRKIKYWTDTMIPGYRAEGPGKSPMGMDLTPVYEDEESGGGVKINPATEQGIGVRTAPVETRKLSRVVRAAGVVAYDETRVANIQSKTAGWIEHLYVNTTGQRVKKGDYLLEIYSPDLVATEEEFLLAARNRDATRNSPAKEVVERGGEMYEAAKKRLEYLDVPEHQIHDMEMKKKVFKTLHIHSPFDGVVVQKMVTNGMQVSPGMTLYTVADLSKVWVLAEVYEYELQGVQKGAQVKMTLEPYPGKAFTGVVTYIYPFLEKETRTVKVRIEFDNPHDELKPDMYARVEILSGTERKGLAVPKEAVIRSGKRDVVIVAPGGGSYAPREVTLGLEAEGYYEILAGLKEGENVLTSAQFLIDSESSLKEATQKMLADGQPKEAAVPATAPASTDRAGREVPPAPQPKTTKKSAASHNGSGHPAAGDMDMKDMDMGGMKMDDGGRHHDHGGN